Proteins from a genomic interval of bacterium:
- a CDS encoding aminodeoxychorismate/anthranilate synthase component II, whose protein sequence is MILVIDNYDSFTYNLVQYLGELGAELTVHRNDRITVDQVEALAPGGIVISPGPGTPEDAGISLELLRRLGPRIPVLGVCLGHQAIGQAFGGRVIGAPTLMHGKTSLVSHDGSPLYEGLSNPFEATRYHSLVVERETLPDCLSVTSWTADGIIMGLRHRQHPVEGIQFHPESILTFEGKKMLANFLKRLK, encoded by the coding sequence ATTCGTTTACCTATAATCTCGTCCAGTACCTGGGCGAACTCGGCGCCGAACTCACCGTCCACCGCAACGACAGGATCACGGTCGATCAGGTCGAGGCGCTGGCTCCGGGGGGTATTGTCATTTCTCCGGGCCCGGGCACGCCGGAAGACGCGGGCATCTCGCTCGAGCTGCTGCGCCGCCTGGGGCCGCGCATCCCCGTGCTGGGGGTCTGCCTGGGCCACCAGGCGATCGGCCAGGCTTTCGGGGGACGGGTGATCGGAGCGCCCACGCTGATGCACGGCAAGACCAGTCTGGTGAGCCATGACGGCTCCCCGCTGTACGAGGGCCTCTCCAACCCGTTCGAGGCCACGCGCTACCACAGCCTGGTGGTCGAGCGCGAAACCCTCCCCGACTGCCTGAGCGTCACCTCCTGGACCGCGGACGGGATAATCATGGGTCTGCGGCACAGGCAGCACCCGGTCGAGGGCATCCAGTTCCACCCCGAATCGATCCTGACTTTCGAGGGCAAGAAAATGTT